In Desulfonatronovibrio hydrogenovorans DSM 9292, a single genomic region encodes these proteins:
- the cas6f gene encoding type I-F CRISPR-associated endoribonuclease Cas6/Csy4, which translates to MINAMRKYVQISLIPDEGSGVTGPVLMSHVMQALHNHFVRIKDSRETVPFGVSFPGYDEDGPVLGDKVYVHGWEKDFSSMDIPGALSNLRDYLHVTAPRPIPGSRIKGYVAYSRLRHDHGKEKLIRRRMKRHDMTREEAEEFYADYKQDFFPDCPFFVIRSTSTGNNVYPFYIKRHFLDSPGQGRFNTFGINSSAGVEYF; encoded by the coding sequence GTGATTAATGCCATGCGAAAGTATGTCCAGATCAGCTTGATACCTGATGAGGGGTCCGGAGTAACCGGTCCGGTGTTGATGAGTCATGTTATGCAGGCCTTGCACAATCATTTTGTCCGGATAAAGGACAGCCGGGAAACAGTTCCTTTTGGCGTGTCCTTTCCTGGATATGACGAGGACGGACCCGTGCTTGGAGACAAGGTATATGTCCATGGTTGGGAGAAAGACTTTTCCTCCATGGATATTCCAGGCGCCCTGTCCAATCTGCGGGACTATCTGCACGTTACTGCACCACGGCCGATACCCGGATCAAGGATTAAAGGTTACGTTGCCTATTCCAGGCTCAGACATGACCATGGTAAAGAAAAACTCATAAGAAGGAGGATGAAACGACATGATATGACCAGGGAAGAGGCAGAGGAGTTCTACGCTGATTATAAGCAAGATTTTTTTCCTGACTGCCCCTTTTTCGTGATCCGCAGTACAAGCACGGGTAATAATGTTTATCCATTCTATATAAAACGTCATTTTCTGGATTCTCCCGGCCAAGGGAGATTCAACACCTTTGGCATAAATTCTTCCGCTGGGGTGGAATACTTTTGA
- the csy3 gene encoding type I-F CRISPR-associated protein Csy3 — MAKNENKASVLAFDRRLSSSNALFFGVKWDERKNGIGRPLPIQEKSVRGVIDNRLKDKDQNQTKVEASIENPNLQTVDYCALGMDEDTLRVRFNIQVAGKVEPCACNNPAVKKKIEGIVSEFAKNDRFMELARRYAVNLANGRFLWRNRLGAEQIEITIKADGKDYVFLNIPLTKFGELEDEVGKKTNELGKKMADVLSGQNSHINLEIDACVKRFPGMEVYPSQELVLDNSRGKGKKSKHLFQANYKYQGKDFQAAALHPQKVTNAIHTIDDWYHPEADKPISINSYGAVTNEGKAYREPKNNDFYTLFDKAVQQGLSELDINDQKYMMAMLVRGGVFGEGGD, encoded by the coding sequence ATGGCAAAAAACGAAAACAAGGCATCTGTATTGGCTTTTGACCGCCGTTTGTCCAGCTCCAATGCACTTTTTTTCGGTGTTAAATGGGATGAAAGAAAAAATGGTATTGGTCGCCCCCTGCCTATTCAGGAAAAATCAGTACGGGGAGTGATTGATAATCGCTTGAAGGACAAGGATCAAAATCAGACCAAAGTGGAAGCGAGTATTGAGAATCCAAACTTGCAGACTGTTGACTACTGCGCCTTGGGCATGGACGAAGACACCCTCAGGGTCCGTTTTAATATCCAGGTGGCTGGAAAAGTGGAGCCGTGCGCTTGCAACAACCCCGCTGTGAAGAAAAAAATCGAGGGAATTGTTTCCGAGTTTGCCAAAAATGACCGGTTTATGGAGCTTGCCAGGAGATATGCTGTTAATCTGGCCAACGGCCGTTTCCTGTGGCGTAACCGCTTGGGAGCAGAACAGATTGAAATAACGATAAAAGCTGATGGCAAGGACTATGTATTTTTAAATATTCCTCTTACGAAATTCGGCGAGTTGGAAGATGAAGTGGGAAAAAAAACTAATGAGTTGGGCAAGAAAATGGCTGACGTGCTGTCCGGTCAAAATAGTCATATCAATCTGGAGATAGATGCCTGCGTAAAGCGTTTTCCAGGGATGGAGGTTTATCCAAGCCAGGAGTTAGTATTGGATAATTCCAGGGGCAAGGGCAAGAAAAGCAAGCATCTTTTTCAGGCGAATTATAAATATCAGGGCAAGGACTTCCAGGCAGCCGCCCTGCATCCTCAGAAAGTGACCAACGCAATTCACACCATTGATGACTGGTATCATCCAGAGGCGGACAAGCCTATTTCTATTAATTCTTATGGAGCGGTTACTAATGAAGGAAAGGCTTATCGGGAACCAAAGAATAATGATTTTTACACCTTGTTTGACAAGGCCGTGCAGCAGGGTTTGAGCGAACTTGATATCAACGATCAGAAATACATGATGGCCATGCTGGTCAGGGGCGGTGTGTTTGGAGAGGGGGGTGATTAA
- the csy2 gene encoding type I-F CRISPR-associated protein Csy2 has product MDSYLVIQKMDVTEASMDSSPIVNGFPGIPAIMGFVHALQRKLQSGYPGILLPLAGVSCHFFEPRVRKTGWQARLSLSKNPPYLKKHVEKDKNGLLKGVPFIEEGKADMRVSLIIKIQGEGLNFSELKRDVQDLLPSMRFAGGTIWGAENIVCRNCGDEADEKRLLRLLMPGFALVERRDLIEELMEDGKDALDALLDHLEIRREEDENGQTVGWRRKTEEPGWLVPIAVGYRAISETGQVKNQRDPECLHCFAENVITLGEFVMPIRLGRLREVLWQPSVDEAHGMYVYTNQNKGE; this is encoded by the coding sequence ATGGATAGCTATCTTGTAATTCAGAAAATGGATGTGACCGAGGCAAGCATGGATTCCTCTCCCATAGTCAATGGCTTCCCTGGGATTCCAGCGATTATGGGATTTGTCCATGCCCTGCAGAGAAAGCTGCAATCAGGGTATCCTGGGATTCTTCTACCCCTGGCAGGTGTGTCCTGCCATTTTTTTGAGCCACGTGTTCGGAAAACTGGATGGCAGGCAAGGCTTTCTCTGAGCAAGAACCCGCCTTATCTCAAGAAACACGTTGAAAAAGACAAAAATGGGCTTCTTAAGGGTGTTCCGTTTATTGAGGAGGGTAAGGCGGACATGCGGGTTTCCTTGATAATTAAAATCCAGGGTGAAGGTTTGAACTTCAGTGAGTTGAAGAGAGATGTGCAAGATCTTTTGCCCAGCATGCGTTTTGCCGGAGGAACGATCTGGGGCGCGGAAAATATTGTTTGCCGGAACTGCGGTGATGAGGCGGATGAAAAGCGTTTGCTGCGCCTGCTCATGCCCGGCTTTGCCCTTGTTGAAAGGAGAGATCTGATAGAAGAATTGATGGAAGACGGTAAGGACGCTCTGGATGCTTTACTGGATCATCTGGAAATACGTCGTGAGGAGGATGAGAACGGACAAACTGTTGGCTGGCGCAGAAAAACTGAAGAACCGGGATGGCTTGTTCCCATCGCTGTCGGCTACAGGGCTATATCCGAAACAGGGCAGGTTAAAAATCAGCGCGACCCTGAATGCCTGCATTGTTTTGCAGAGAATGTAATTACATTGGGCGAGTTTGTTATGCCCATTCGTCTTGGTAGGCTGAGAGAAGTTCTATGGCAGCCGAGCGTGGACGAAGCCCATGGAATGTATGTTTATACAAATCAAAATAAAGGAGAATAG
- the cas3f gene encoding type I-F CRISPR-associated helicase Cas3f, translating into MIVFFVSECEKKARKRTVQILDSFAERVGKSTWKTRLTMEGLKTIKLLLSRNASRHTAVACHRVVGYGNTRLLWVIGNKRKFNRYGIVPTNYSRIDSIKQLDNDWHYLEAIKLCVALAGLFHDWGKAWDAFQDLLRENRHTDYLRHEFVSLLFWAAFVRGREPQEWFSDLQHPHVSMEKELINRAGVCLEQDCFPFKALQDPLSILIGWLILSHHLLPHPKDGSLSPCSLHESLLHSVNSEWGFLKKQVETHCGWSFSRGLPCRSSLWTKRAAKWAARGKNLVQKEVFLNAEWGKSLRQMAVLARTALMIGDHESSHKAESQEKNKKENNHSAKGSDKPDALWAKSLKKGIGSSPVLLDSHLLDATTEALSLCHLFPYFEQRLACVESTEAIERKSKGDFVWQDRAADRVRKSVKESGIGQRGVFCLNMASTGTGKTFGNAKVMNAIQGGRLRYTLALGLRSLTLQTGDEYRDRIGLDSSELAVVVGSRPFRDLHELRNNQESDRDEPGWNIYSDWKEVIFSSNVLDEKLSTKLATHQARQILYSPVLVCTIDHVMGATEGVSRGRHILPWLRMLSADLVIDEVDDFDGSDLVAILRLVHLAGMLGRNVLLSSATIPPAVAEGAFNSYLGGWRLFAHTRGRKKEVLCSWVDETMGARVASFGNGSEFSKQHDRFTALRIKKIRKQPVKRKGAIQPVSVDNFTGQVLDSVLELHSQHAGVYRNKNVSFGVVRMANITPCVKMARFFLQADLPPDTEIKVLPYHSRFPLISRHYIEKMLDAVLKRKNPEKACEHPEVYKHIKQTRKKNILFIVVATPVEEVGRDHDFDWAVLEPSSVRSLVQMAGRVLRHRKRQRLNAPNVVVLSHNIRALLKEKIAYTRPGYESGELSLESHDLREILDEHMINERIDSGMRIGRISKPNPQKSLLHLEHVSLDSFLTQGENSDYKKVSGWLYGPYYLTDIAQRARPFRKGSREQNFFIFPEEPDLREKFYKKDDSGKFILFDIVNFQHVGLSWKEKKRLWLPVNYYSQLEDIGQELGLTVNQAATKFGEISVPDYMLEAGQKALKFNPDLGLWQEKDFGSLFE; encoded by the coding sequence GTTGTTGGATATGGAAATACCAGGCTGTTGTGGGTTATCGGGAACAAAAGAAAATTCAACCGGTATGGGATAGTCCCCACGAATTACTCCCGGATTGATTCAATCAAACAGTTAGATAACGACTGGCATTATCTGGAGGCGATAAAATTATGCGTGGCACTGGCCGGACTGTTTCACGACTGGGGCAAGGCATGGGATGCTTTCCAGGATTTGTTGCGGGAGAACAGACATACCGACTATCTGCGACATGAGTTTGTTTCTCTTCTTTTTTGGGCCGCATTTGTCCGGGGCAGGGAGCCGCAAGAATGGTTTTCTGATCTGCAACACCCCCATGTCTCAATGGAAAAGGAGTTGATTAACCGGGCTGGTGTCTGTCTTGAACAAGACTGTTTTCCCTTCAAGGCCCTGCAAGATCCCCTCTCTATTTTGATAGGTTGGCTGATATTGAGCCATCATTTATTGCCCCATCCAAAAGATGGTTCGCTTTCGCCGTGTAGCCTTCATGAATCGCTTCTACATTCGGTGAATTCTGAATGGGGTTTTTTGAAGAAGCAGGTCGAGACACATTGCGGATGGTCTTTTTCTCGTGGGCTTCCCTGCCGGTCCTCCCTCTGGACCAAGAGGGCTGCTAAATGGGCCGCGCGGGGGAAGAATCTTGTGCAAAAAGAAGTATTCCTTAACGCAGAGTGGGGCAAGTCCCTACGGCAGATGGCTGTATTAGCTCGAACCGCTTTGATGATCGGCGATCATGAATCCTCCCACAAGGCGGAAAGTCAGGAAAAGAACAAAAAGGAGAACAATCATTCAGCCAAAGGAAGCGACAAGCCAGATGCGCTGTGGGCTAAGTCCTTGAAAAAGGGAATCGGTTCTTCCCCGGTCCTGCTTGATTCTCATTTGCTTGACGCAACCACCGAGGCGCTCTCCCTTTGCCACTTGTTCCCCTATTTTGAACAAAGACTTGCATGTGTGGAATCTACCGAGGCGATTGAGAGGAAATCAAAAGGTGATTTTGTCTGGCAGGACCGGGCTGCGGACAGGGTACGCAAAAGTGTAAAAGAATCCGGAATAGGGCAAAGAGGTGTGTTTTGCCTGAACATGGCCAGCACCGGCACAGGCAAGACTTTTGGTAATGCCAAGGTTATGAATGCTATCCAGGGTGGAAGGTTGAGATATACCCTTGCGCTGGGACTTCGAAGTTTGACTTTGCAGACCGGGGATGAATACCGGGACCGCATCGGCCTGGACAGTTCAGAATTGGCCGTAGTTGTAGGCTCAAGACCCTTCAGAGATTTGCACGAATTGCGAAATAATCAGGAAAGTGACCGCGATGAGCCAGGCTGGAATATTTATTCGGATTGGAAAGAGGTGATCTTTTCTTCCAATGTGCTGGATGAAAAGTTGTCCACCAAGCTGGCTACCCACCAGGCCAGACAGATCCTGTACAGCCCGGTACTGGTCTGCACCATTGATCATGTCATGGGGGCTACTGAAGGGGTGAGCAGGGGCAGACACATTCTGCCTTGGTTGCGGATGCTTTCTGCTGACCTGGTTATTGATGAAGTGGATGACTTTGACGGAAGCGATCTGGTGGCCATCCTGCGCTTGGTGCATCTAGCCGGAATGCTCGGCCGCAACGTGCTCTTGTCCTCTGCTACCATACCTCCTGCCGTGGCTGAGGGTGCCTTTAATTCCTACCTGGGAGGCTGGAGGCTGTTTGCCCACACCAGGGGCCGGAAAAAGGAAGTGTTGTGCTCCTGGGTTGATGAAACCATGGGGGCCAGGGTTGCCAGCTTTGGAAATGGTTCAGAGTTTTCAAAACAACATGACAGGTTTACTGCCTTGCGCATCAAAAAAATCCGGAAGCAGCCGGTTAAACGCAAGGGGGCAATCCAGCCTGTCAGCGTGGACAATTTTACCGGTCAGGTCCTGGACTCAGTACTGGAACTCCACAGTCAGCATGCCGGTGTTTACAGGAACAAAAATGTGTCTTTTGGCGTGGTGCGCATGGCCAATATTACACCATGTGTGAAAATGGCTCGTTTTTTTCTGCAGGCGGATCTTCCTCCGGATACAGAGATCAAGGTTCTTCCATATCATTCCAGGTTCCCGCTTATCTCTCGCCACTATATTGAAAAAATGCTTGACGCGGTACTCAAGCGCAAGAATCCGGAAAAGGCCTGTGAACACCCAGAGGTATACAAGCATATTAAGCAGACAAGGAAAAAGAACATTCTGTTCATAGTTGTGGCCACTCCGGTGGAGGAAGTCGGCCGGGATCATGATTTTGACTGGGCCGTGCTGGAGCCTTCTTCGGTCAGGTCCCTGGTACAGATGGCAGGTCGTGTCCTCAGACATAGAAAAAGACAAAGGCTTAATGCGCCGAACGTCGTTGTTCTGAGCCACAATATCCGGGCCTTGCTCAAGGAAAAGATTGCTTACACACGCCCAGGTTACGAATCAGGAGAATTAAGCCTGGAAAGTCATGACCTGCGTGAAATCCTGGATGAGCACATGATAAACGAACGGATTGATTCTGGAATGAGAATCGGCCGCATCAGCAAACCAAATCCACAGAAAAGTCTTCTTCACCTAGAACATGTCAGCCTGGATTCGTTTTTAACCCAGGGAGAAAACAGTGATTACAAAAAAGTGTCCGGGTGGCTGTATGGGCCATATTATCTGACAGATATTGCTCAAAGGGCAAGACCGTTCAGAAAGGGAAGTCGTGAGCAAAACTTTTTTATTTTTCCAGAAGAGCCAGATCTGAGGGAAAAGTTTTATAAAAAGGATGACTCAGGAAAATTCATCTTGTTTGATATTGTGAATTTTCAGCACGTGGGCTTGAGCTGGAAAGAGAAAAAGCGTCTCTGGTTGCCGGTAAACTATTATTCCCAGCTTGAGGACATCGGTCAGGAATTAGGGCTAACTGTTAATCAGGCCGCAACCAAGTTTGGAGAGATCTCAGTGCCTGACTACATGTTGGAGGCCGGGCAGAAAGCGCTTAAATTTAATCCTGACCTTGGCTTGTGGCAGGAAAAGGATTTTGGAAGCCTGTTTGAATAA
- a CDS encoding type I-F CRISPR-associated protein Csy1, whose protein sequence is MPQTLEELAAQKKKDPGEMLRENLARELKNMMRPATHIGKYTHPQAKDDMSILCENSKCEGGYVCFGNFKAELKDYATGNAVYLPHSKTMEAMMQDGRTVREHLEHGSSDLQRIASVDEKELKRWAENFQEREKQGKFSSRTDFKLKQVYLPLENGQYRLMTLLPCSVLIWEMKSRINSREWDTRIENNKEYNVRISFVDHWVRKYGGTKPQNVSHLNNENGGNVRVLTCLPPSLGRDYELPKRNFFNQIRVYLPKNPQEAQKGVGHLFISLYSSLLQDPNTHWARRKKKGILRAIIERGVIWPAEKIISSADPGWSLEHKYAALPPAQKAWLDPYAPVAHEDDMVQSADWQEEIAAQISRFICRTFERMVHSDPQKKKIEPGEAFFRETAKLAKEYLDG, encoded by the coding sequence ATGCCGCAAACATTGGAAGAATTGGCCGCACAGAAAAAAAAGGACCCTGGCGAGATGCTCAGGGAGAACCTTGCCCGGGAGCTGAAAAATATGATGCGCCCGGCTACCCATATCGGGAAGTATACTCATCCCCAGGCTAAGGATGATATGTCTATCCTCTGCGAGAATTCAAAATGTGAAGGCGGGTATGTTTGTTTCGGCAATTTTAAGGCAGAATTGAAAGATTATGCAACAGGCAATGCAGTTTACCTGCCACATTCCAAGACCATGGAAGCAATGATGCAGGATGGCAGGACAGTAAGGGAGCACTTAGAGCATGGTTCTTCAGATTTACAGCGTATTGCCTCAGTTGATGAAAAAGAATTGAAAAGATGGGCGGAAAATTTTCAGGAAAGAGAAAAACAGGGCAAATTCTCTTCACGAACTGATTTTAAGCTTAAACAGGTTTATCTGCCCCTGGAAAATGGCCAGTACAGACTGATGACCCTGCTGCCCTGTTCCGTGCTTATCTGGGAAATGAAGTCCCGGATAAACTCTCGCGAGTGGGATACTAGAATAGAAAACAACAAAGAGTATAATGTCCGGATTTCATTTGTGGATCACTGGGTGAGAAAATATGGCGGGACAAAGCCGCAAAATGTCAGCCATCTGAATAATGAAAACGGCGGCAATGTAAGGGTGCTGACATGTCTTCCGCCCTCGCTTGGAAGGGACTATGAATTGCCAAAGCGCAATTTTTTCAACCAAATCAGGGTCTACCTCCCTAAAAATCCCCAGGAAGCTCAAAAAGGAGTTGGCCATCTGTTCATTTCGCTCTATTCGTCTTTACTCCAAGATCCCAATACCCATTGGGCACGCAGAAAAAAGAAGGGCATTCTTCGGGCAATAATTGAACGTGGAGTAATATGGCCTGCGGAGAAAATCATATCCAGTGCCGATCCTGGCTGGTCCCTGGAACACAAATACGCTGCACTGCCCCCGGCCCAGAAAGCATGGCTTGATCCTTATGCTCCAGTTGCTCACGAAGATGACATGGTTCAGAGCGCAGACTGGCAGGAGGAAATAGCAGCGCAGATCAGCCGCTTTATTTGCCGGACTTTTGAGAGGATGGTTCATTCTGATCCACAAAAAAAGAAAATTGAACCGGGTGAAGCATTTTTCAGGGAGACAGCCAAATTGGCCAAGGAGTATCTTGATGGATAG